A genome region from Alistipes dispar includes the following:
- the pfkA gene encoding 6-phosphofructokinase, which produces MAGIKCIGVLTSGGDAPGMNAAIRAVTRSAIYNGFAVKGIMRGYKGLVFNEIVEFKSQSVSNIIQLGGTILKTARCQEFTTPEGRKAAHDNMAEAGIDALVVIGGDGSLTGAEIFAQEYNVPIVGLPGTIDNDLGGTDSTIGYDTALNTIMEAVDKLRDTASSHERLFFVEVMGHTAGYLALNSAIATGSEAAIIPEMETEVDQLAELINHGFRKSKNSAIVIVAENPKTGGATALAQRVKKEFPQYDARVTILGHIQRGGSPTAVDRILASRMGEAAIEAILDGQRNVMIGIRNGQIVYVPFAKAVKHNKGIDRGALDLVKILSI; this is translated from the coding sequence ATGGCCGGAATCAAATGCATAGGCGTTCTGACTTCGGGCGGCGACGCCCCGGGCATGAATGCGGCGATTCGCGCGGTGACGCGCAGCGCGATCTACAACGGCTTCGCCGTAAAGGGTATCATGCGCGGATACAAGGGACTGGTGTTCAACGAGATCGTAGAATTCAAGTCGCAGAGCGTGAGCAATATCATCCAACTGGGCGGCACGATCCTCAAGACAGCGCGCTGTCAGGAGTTCACCACGCCCGAAGGACGCAAGGCCGCCCACGACAATATGGCGGAGGCCGGTATCGACGCGCTGGTGGTGATCGGCGGCGACGGTTCGCTGACAGGCGCCGAAATCTTCGCCCAGGAGTACAACGTTCCGATCGTCGGGCTTCCCGGAACGATCGACAACGACCTGGGCGGCACGGACTCGACGATCGGCTACGACACGGCGCTCAATACGATCATGGAGGCCGTCGATAAGCTGCGCGACACGGCGTCGAGCCACGAGCGGCTCTTCTTCGTCGAAGTGATGGGCCACACGGCCGGCTATCTGGCGCTCAACAGCGCCATCGCCACGGGCTCCGAGGCCGCTATCATCCCGGAGATGGAGACCGAAGTGGACCAGTTGGCCGAACTGATAAACCACGGTTTCCGCAAGAGCAAGAATTCGGCGATCGTGATCGTAGCGGAGAACCCCAAGACGGGCGGCGCCACGGCGCTGGCCCAACGTGTCAAGAAGGAGTTCCCGCAGTACGACGCCCGTGTGACGATTCTGGGCCACATTCAGCGCGGCGGTTCGCCCACGGCCGTGGACCGCATTCTGGCCTCGCGCATGGGCGAAGCGGCCATCGAGGCGATTCTCGACGGACAGCGCAACGTGATGATCGGCATCCGCAACGGGCAGATCGTCTATGTGCCCTTCGCCAAGGCGGTCAAGCACAACAAGGGCATCGACCGCGGTGCGCTGGATCTGGTGAAGATACTATCCATATAA
- a CDS encoding PspC domain-containing protein, which produces MKEVKKCSISGVAFTLDADAYEELAAYLESLKRSYKDSADGAEIVADIEARIAELILSAQDNARIVEKPLIENIIRQMGSAEDISETADADLHSDTPRIPRRLYRDTENAKLGGVCAGIGRYFDIDPVWVRLGLFLPLLFSCFGWIPFLHWFSPMFGNLFGIFLICYFIMWFAVPAARTARQKLEMNGEKITAQTIGETTAAAASNDPDARAKPIVAEAVSLFGQVVLILLKIIAGVLVFGLIMAACALIIGLFAVIVGGSELLSPAFLQEMTLWVPVLGIFAVLIPVILLIYVLMCLIASRKPGGKTVLAIFLLWLASIIACSTIAIHENVGERIRHKRAAFREALRQEIVIDDSITTLEELLENYDEESVVREGRKALHISVPSKSLDITLDKQQGELKVNSDGREVVALKAQTGEKDGKTTVTLEASAGAENTGGQADSAATE; this is translated from the coding sequence ATGAAAGAGGTCAAGAAATGCAGTATTTCGGGCGTGGCGTTCACGCTGGACGCCGACGCCTACGAAGAGCTGGCCGCCTATCTCGAGAGCCTGAAACGCTCCTACAAGGATTCGGCCGACGGGGCGGAGATCGTCGCCGACATCGAGGCGCGCATCGCCGAACTGATCCTCTCGGCGCAGGACAACGCCCGCATCGTCGAGAAGCCGCTCATCGAGAATATCATCCGCCAGATGGGCTCCGCCGAGGACATCTCCGAGACGGCGGACGCCGACCTGCACAGCGACACCCCGCGCATCCCGCGCCGTCTCTACCGCGACACGGAGAACGCCAAGCTGGGAGGCGTCTGCGCCGGCATCGGCCGGTACTTCGACATAGACCCCGTGTGGGTGCGGCTGGGACTTTTCCTCCCGCTGCTGTTCAGTTGCTTCGGGTGGATTCCCTTCCTGCACTGGTTCAGCCCGATGTTCGGCAACCTGTTCGGCATCTTCCTGATCTGCTACTTCATCATGTGGTTCGCCGTCCCGGCGGCCCGCACGGCCCGGCAGAAGCTGGAGATGAACGGCGAGAAGATCACGGCGCAGACCATCGGGGAGACCACCGCGGCCGCCGCAAGCAACGACCCCGACGCCCGGGCCAAACCGATCGTGGCGGAGGCCGTGTCGCTCTTCGGCCAGGTGGTGCTGATCCTGCTGAAAATCATCGCCGGGGTGCTGGTCTTCGGGCTTATCATGGCCGCCTGCGCCCTCATCATCGGGCTGTTCGCCGTGATCGTCGGCGGATCGGAACTGCTCTCGCCGGCATTCCTTCAGGAGATGACGCTCTGGGTTCCCGTGCTGGGCATCTTCGCGGTCCTCATCCCGGTCATCCTGCTGATCTACGTACTGATGTGCCTGATCGCCTCGCGCAAGCCCGGCGGCAAGACCGTGCTGGCGATCTTCCTTCTGTGGCTGGCTTCGATCATCGCCTGCTCGACGATCGCCATCCACGAGAACGTCGGGGAGCGTATCCGCCACAAGCGCGCCGCATTCCGCGAGGCGCTGCGGCAGGAGATCGTCATCGACGACAGCATCACGACGCTCGAAGAGCTGCTGGAGAACTACGACGAGGAGAGCGTGGTCCGCGAAGGCCGCAAGGCCCTCCATATCTCCGTACCGTCGAAGTCGCTCGACATCACGTTAGACAAGCAGCAGGGCGAACTGAAGGTGAACTCCGACGGACGGGAGGTCGTGGCGCTCAAGGCGCAGACCGGAGAGAAGGACGGGAAGACGACCGTCACGCTCGAAGCTTCGGCCGGTGCGGAAAACACCGGCGGACAGGCCGATTCGGCCGCAACGGAATAG
- a CDS encoding head GIN domain-containing protein produces MKKILLIFVILGALASVAGCILGLSASEVLASPNRINGSGNLIDRTIPAPDFETVSSACGVTVLITDDNTDRIRIEADDNLMEYVVVEERQGTLRVALDQGRKGARSVSNAHVTVTVPSNGKIRALKASSASQIVCRTALGADDFSIETSSAAKVEAAVKAGKCSLDASSASKIVAALDVEECRADASSAAKITLSGKAAQFRANLSSAAKLSADELDAATCSIDTSSGSKASVHCSGTLRANASSGSSIRYSGDCSTHLSKSSGGSIRN; encoded by the coding sequence ATGAAAAAGATCCTTCTGATATTCGTCATCCTGGGTGCACTGGCATCCGTCGCAGGCTGCATCCTCGGCCTCTCCGCCTCGGAGGTTCTCGCCTCCCCGAACCGGATCAACGGCAGCGGCAACCTCATCGACCGCACGATCCCGGCCCCGGACTTCGAAACCGTCTCCTCGGCCTGCGGAGTCACGGTCCTCATCACGGACGACAACACGGACCGCATCCGCATCGAAGCTGACGACAACCTGATGGAATACGTCGTCGTGGAGGAGCGGCAGGGCACGCTGCGCGTCGCACTCGACCAGGGCCGCAAAGGCGCCCGGAGCGTCTCGAACGCCCACGTGACAGTCACCGTACCGTCCAACGGCAAGATCCGTGCGCTCAAGGCATCGAGCGCTTCGCAGATCGTCTGCCGCACGGCGCTCGGCGCCGACGATTTCTCGATCGAGACCTCCAGCGCCGCGAAGGTCGAAGCGGCCGTCAAGGCCGGGAAGTGCTCGCTCGACGCGTCGAGCGCTTCGAAGATCGTCGCCGCCCTCGACGTCGAGGAGTGCCGCGCAGACGCGTCGAGCGCCGCGAAGATCACCCTTTCGGGCAAAGCCGCCCAATTCCGTGCCAACCTCAGCTCGGCCGCCAAGCTTTCGGCCGACGAACTCGACGCCGCGACGTGCTCGATCGACACCTCGAGCGGCTCCAAAGCCTCGGTGCACTGCTCCGGAACGCTCCGCGCCAACGCCTCGAGCGGTTCGTCGATCCGTTACTCGGGCGACTGCTCGACCCACCTGAGCAAATCGAGCGGCGGCAGCATCCGCAACTAA
- a CDS encoding PadR family transcriptional regulator codes for MAEDNVKAQMRKGILEYCILAILSRGDSYAPKIIAELKAAEMIVVEGTLYPILTRQKNAGLLTYRWEESPQGPPRKYYTLTEKGCEYLRTLDEAWDELVGQIQVIRHGKNA; via the coding sequence ATGGCCGAAGACAACGTAAAAGCGCAGATGCGCAAAGGAATCCTGGAGTATTGCATCCTCGCAATCCTCTCGCGCGGGGACTCGTATGCTCCGAAGATCATCGCCGAGCTCAAGGCGGCCGAGATGATCGTAGTCGAGGGTACGCTCTACCCGATTCTCACGCGGCAGAAGAACGCAGGACTGCTGACCTACCGCTGGGAGGAGTCCCCGCAGGGACCTCCCCGAAAATACTATACCCTGACCGAGAAGGGCTGCGAGTACCTCCGCACGCTCGACGAGGCGTGGGACGAGCTCGTCGGACAGATTCAGGTCATCCGCCACGGGAAAAACGCATGA
- a CDS encoding PspC domain-containing protein, which translates to MATNDNRRLFRSQDSIIAGVCAGLAEFFGLDVSLVRIATLILILFGGLSLWVYIILWLIVPKAPKRLNP; encoded by the coding sequence ATGGCAACGAACGACAACAGGCGGTTATTCCGCTCGCAGGACAGCATCATCGCCGGCGTATGCGCCGGTCTGGCGGAATTTTTCGGACTCGACGTATCGCTGGTCCGCATCGCCACCCTCATTCTGATTCTTTTCGGCGGTCTCTCGCTCTGGGTTTACATCATCCTCTGGCTGATCGTACCCAAGGCCCCGAAACGCTTAAACCCCTGA
- a CDS encoding PspC domain-containing protein: MKETVTVNIGSEAFTLDDDACRTLRCYLDDIRSRLPEDDTETMGDIERRIAEIFRERVSSPMRVITLDVVRATMNQMGTPAAFGEPRRDAAAGAPENGDPAPKEDETPSPRKLYRSRTERSIAGVCGGLGEYFDADPTMIRLVTLLLILFGGLSIWAYIILWIVIPEQPARKFTLNDKKR, from the coding sequence ATGAAAGAGACTGTTACCGTAAACATCGGCTCCGAAGCCTTCACGCTCGACGACGACGCCTGCCGCACGCTGCGGTGTTATCTGGACGACATCCGGAGCCGTCTGCCGGAGGACGACACGGAGACGATGGGCGACATCGAGCGCCGCATCGCCGAAATCTTCCGCGAGCGGGTATCGTCGCCCATGCGGGTCATCACGCTCGACGTCGTGCGCGCCACGATGAACCAGATGGGCACTCCGGCCGCCTTCGGGGAACCGCGCCGCGACGCTGCGGCCGGAGCGCCGGAAAACGGCGATCCCGCGCCGAAAGAGGACGAAACGCCCTCCCCGCGCAAACTCTACCGCTCGCGGACCGAACGCTCGATCGCAGGAGTCTGCGGCGGACTGGGCGAATACTTCGACGCCGACCCGACGATGATCCGCCTCGTAACGCTGTTGCTGATTCTCTTCGGCGGCCTTTCGATCTGGGCCTACATCATCCTCTGGATCGTCATTCCCGAACAACCGGCACGCAAATTCACGCTCAACGACAAAAAACGATAA
- the fsa gene encoding fructose-6-phosphate aldolase codes for MKFFVDTANLDQIREAHAMGVLDGVTTNPSLMARENIRGEEACRRHYVEICRIVQGDVSAEVISTDFEGMVREGEALEALDPHIVVKLPCTAEGIRAVRHFAERGIRTNCTLVFSVGQALLAAKAGATYVSPFVGRLDDISEDGVELVAHIVRVYRTYGFRTQVLAASIRHTRHIIQCLDAGADVATCPLSAIKGLLRHPLTESGLAQFLADHARVNG; via the coding sequence ATGAAATTCTTTGTCGATACGGCGAATCTCGATCAGATTCGCGAGGCCCATGCGATGGGCGTGCTCGACGGGGTGACGACCAACCCGTCGTTGATGGCCCGGGAGAATATCCGGGGCGAGGAGGCGTGCCGCCGCCATTACGTCGAAATCTGCCGGATCGTGCAGGGCGACGTGAGCGCCGAGGTGATCTCGACGGATTTCGAAGGAATGGTGCGCGAGGGCGAAGCGCTGGAGGCGCTCGACCCGCATATCGTCGTCAAGCTGCCGTGCACGGCCGAGGGAATCCGCGCCGTCCGCCATTTCGCCGAACGGGGCATCCGCACCAACTGCACGCTGGTCTTCTCCGTCGGGCAGGCGCTGCTGGCCGCCAAGGCGGGCGCTACCTACGTTTCGCCTTTCGTCGGCCGTTTGGACGACATTTCGGAAGACGGCGTGGAGCTGGTGGCGCATATCGTCCGCGTCTATCGGACCTACGGGTTCCGGACGCAGGTGCTGGCGGCCTCGATCCGCCACACGCGCCATATCATCCAGTGCCTCGATGCCGGAGCCGATGTGGCGACCTGCCCGCTCTCGGCGATCAAGGGGCTGCTCCGCCATCCGCTCACGGAGAGCGGGCTGGCGCAGTTCCTGGCGGATCATGCCCGGGTGAACGGATAG
- a CDS encoding RNA polymerase sigma factor, producing MKELDFDRDIVPLRDRMFRYAQSLLLCAAEAEDVVHDLLERFWRERERLCVRSDVGSFVMTAVRNRCYDSLRRREADRRRGEAAACRTDRFAAEDAERWEARELVRRAMACLPERQRETLHLKDIEGVPTCEIARMLGCDEAQVRVILSRARHGLREALKKWMDDERTTKTD from the coding sequence ATGAAGGAGTTGGACTTCGACCGAGATATCGTGCCGCTTCGCGACCGGATGTTCCGCTATGCGCAGAGCCTGCTGCTGTGCGCGGCCGAGGCGGAGGATGTGGTGCACGATCTGCTGGAACGCTTCTGGCGGGAACGGGAACGGCTCTGCGTGCGGAGCGATGTCGGCTCTTTCGTGATGACCGCCGTGCGGAACCGCTGTTACGACAGCCTCCGCAGACGCGAGGCCGACCGGCGGCGCGGGGAGGCGGCGGCCTGCCGGACGGATCGCTTCGCCGCGGAGGATGCCGAGCGATGGGAGGCCCGCGAGCTGGTGCGGCGGGCAATGGCCTGCCTCCCCGAGCGGCAGCGGGAGACGCTCCACCTGAAGGATATAGAGGGCGTTCCGACCTGCGAGATCGCCCGGATGCTCGGCTGCGACGAAGCACAGGTGCGCGTAATCCTCTCCCGCGCCCGTCACGGACTGCGAGAGGCGTTGAAAAAATGGATGGACGATGAACGAACGACGAAAACGGATTGA
- a CDS encoding porin family protein has translation MDKKLAFTGFFLLCTLLSATAQQADSLRILPELPSAGAGEPIGEVENELVTMRRGSDDSSVVLEVAGFGLTLGRASDTETGKHREVKSYPRVCGVFCDGIELGFNTLVGLDYAGYPAGTEDFLDVRPGNSFHFGITPVGLDIDLDRKRKFGFSTGLRYTVDNYRLSNNSITLGREDGRIVPVALDEPAGKSKLRITSLGFPLQFSCEPVRHLNIAVVGYCDFTVGVNSIYKKPKVKNGLSGVNPFRFGIGGAVSYRGFGVYVRYGITPLFRSSAGPTCHPLSFGVCIFM, from the coding sequence ATGGACAAAAAATTGGCATTCACCGGATTCTTTTTGCTGTGCACCCTGCTTTCCGCCACGGCGCAGCAGGCCGATTCGCTGCGTATTCTGCCGGAGCTGCCGTCCGCCGGAGCGGGCGAGCCGATCGGGGAGGTGGAGAACGAGCTGGTGACCATGCGCCGCGGCAGCGACGACAGCAGCGTGGTTCTCGAAGTGGCGGGGTTCGGCCTGACGCTCGGACGGGCTTCCGACACGGAGACGGGCAAACACCGCGAGGTGAAATCCTATCCGCGCGTGTGCGGAGTGTTCTGCGACGGCATCGAGCTGGGTTTCAACACGCTGGTCGGCCTCGACTATGCGGGCTATCCGGCCGGAACGGAGGATTTTCTCGACGTGCGGCCCGGCAATTCGTTCCACTTCGGCATCACGCCGGTCGGTCTGGATATCGACCTGGACCGGAAACGGAAATTCGGATTCTCGACCGGTCTGCGCTATACGGTCGATAACTACCGGTTGTCGAACAATTCGATCACGCTGGGGCGCGAGGACGGCCGGATCGTCCCCGTGGCGCTGGACGAGCCGGCCGGCAAGTCGAAACTGCGCATCACGTCGCTCGGTTTCCCGCTGCAATTTTCCTGCGAGCCGGTCCGCCATCTGAACATCGCGGTCGTCGGTTACTGCGATTTCACGGTCGGGGTCAATTCCATCTACAAGAAACCCAAGGTGAAGAACGGCCTGTCCGGAGTGAATCCCTTCCGATTCGGAATCGGCGGGGCGGTCTCCTACCGCGGTTTCGGCGTCTATGTCCGCTACGGCATCACCCCGCTTTTCAGGAGCAGTGCCGGGCCGACCTGTCACCCGCTGTCGTTCGGTGTCTGTATCTTCATGTAA
- a CDS encoding DUF4252 domain-containing protein, protein MKRIVLLLLASLPMLVQAQNVSWKFFDRYTKAEGFTSVQLERKMMRMMSRQAAEKGDEGLAGLLDGIQYIRIVALDKGDGGQFVADAEALATAPDNRFHLVMSETEGGQTTKFYLREAEFYYYSELLMLTYGTKETVAVNIYGQFDLKQVARLSSIRPQR, encoded by the coding sequence ATGAAACGGATCGTATTGTTGTTGCTGGCGTCGCTGCCGATGCTGGTGCAGGCGCAGAATGTCTCCTGGAAGTTTTTCGACCGTTATACGAAGGCCGAAGGGTTCACCAGCGTGCAGTTGGAGCGGAAGATGATGCGGATGATGAGCCGGCAGGCCGCCGAAAAGGGCGACGAAGGGCTGGCCGGCCTGCTGGACGGTATCCAGTATATCCGGATCGTGGCGCTCGACAAGGGGGACGGCGGTCAGTTCGTCGCCGATGCCGAGGCCCTTGCGACCGCTCCGGACAACCGTTTCCATCTGGTGATGTCGGAGACCGAAGGGGGACAGACCACGAAATTCTATCTGCGCGAGGCGGAGTTCTACTACTATTCAGAGCTGCTGATGCTGACCTACGGCACGAAGGAGACCGTCGCGGTGAACATCTACGGGCAGTTCGATCTCAAGCAGGTCGCACGGCTCTCGTCGATCCGCCCGCAGCGGTAA
- a CDS encoding succinate dehydrogenase/fumarate reductase iron-sulfur subunit, which produces MNFTLKIWRQKDAKSKGAFETYKVENISADTSFLEMLDILNNNLIHEGKEPVAFDHDCREGICGMCSLHIDGHAHGPGQAATTCQIYMRKFKDGATITIEPWRSAAFPVIKDLVVNRSAYDQILQAGGFISVRTNSVPDANAIPIPKPDADESMDAAACIGCGACAATCKNGSAMLFVAARVSSLAKLPQGRVEGARRAKAMVAKMDELGFGNCTNTGACQAECPKSISIAHIARLNREFLSAKFED; this is translated from the coding sequence ATGAATTTTACATTAAAGATATGGCGTCAAAAGGACGCTAAATCGAAAGGCGCATTCGAAACGTACAAGGTCGAGAACATTTCGGCCGACACCTCGTTCCTCGAGATGCTCGACATCCTGAACAACAACCTCATTCACGAGGGCAAGGAGCCCGTGGCCTTCGACCACGACTGCCGCGAGGGCATCTGCGGCATGTGCTCGCTGCACATCGACGGCCACGCGCACGGCCCCGGCCAGGCGGCCACCACGTGCCAGATCTACATGCGCAAGTTCAAGGACGGCGCGACCATCACCATCGAGCCGTGGCGCTCGGCGGCTTTCCCCGTCATCAAGGACCTCGTGGTGAACCGCTCGGCCTACGACCAGATCCTGCAAGCCGGAGGCTTCATCTCCGTACGCACGAACTCCGTGCCCGACGCAAACGCCATTCCGATTCCGAAGCCCGACGCCGACGAGTCGATGGACGCCGCCGCCTGCATCGGCTGCGGAGCGTGCGCCGCGACATGCAAGAACGGCTCGGCGATGCTCTTCGTCGCAGCCCGCGTGTCGTCGCTGGCCAAGCTGCCGCAGGGCCGCGTGGAGGGCGCCCGCCGCGCCAAGGCGATGGTCGCCAAGATGGACGAACTGGGATTCGGAAACTGCACCAACACGGGAGCCTGCCAGGCCGAATGCCCGAAATCCATCTCGATCGCGCATATCGCCCGTCTGAACCGCGAATTCCTCTCCGCGAAGTTCGAGGACTAA
- a CDS encoding fumarate reductase/succinate dehydrogenase flavoprotein subunit, with protein MALKLDAKIPAGALAEKWSNHKAAIKVVSPANKRKLDIIIVGTGLGGASAAASLGELGYNVKVFCIQDSPRRAHSIAAQGGINAAKNYQNDNDSIYRLFYDTIKGGDYRAREANVYRLAEVSNLIIDQCVAQGVPFAREYGGLLANRSFGGAQVSRTFYARGQTGQQLLLGAYAALNKEIAAGSVKSYPRHEMLDIVIEDGEARGIIARNLVTGEIERHGAHAVVIATGGYGNVFFLSTNAMASNGSAAFQCYRKGAGFANPCFTQIHPTCIPVHGDQQSKLTLMSESLRNDGRIWVPKKLEDVKAIRSGAKQPSDIAEEDRDYYLERRYPAFGNLVPRDVASRAAKERCDAGYGVNETGLAVFLDFKTAIERLGKDIIKQRYGNLFDMYEEITDVSPYEQPMQIFPAVHYTMGGIWVDYNLMTTIPGLYAIGEANFSDHGANRLGASALMQGLADGYFVLPYTIGDYLSHKIQAPKVKTDTKAFDEAEKGVREKIAKLLSIQGKQSVDDIHKKLGHIMWENVGMARTKESLEKAITEIQALRKEFWKDVKVVGRENEFNVELEKAIRLADFLELGELMARDALNREESCGGHFRVEHQTEEGEAKRDDEKFVYAAVWEYKGMDQAPELTKEPLNFEFVHPAQRNYKD; from the coding sequence ATGGCTTTAAAATTAGATGCTAAAATTCCTGCCGGTGCGCTCGCCGAGAAGTGGAGCAACCACAAGGCAGCTATCAAGGTCGTAAGCCCCGCCAACAAGCGCAAGCTCGACATCATCATCGTCGGAACCGGTCTGGGAGGCGCCTCCGCAGCCGCTTCGCTCGGCGAACTGGGCTACAACGTCAAGGTGTTCTGCATCCAGGATTCGCCCCGCCGCGCCCACTCGATCGCCGCACAGGGCGGTATCAACGCCGCGAAGAACTACCAGAACGACAACGACTCGATATACCGTCTGTTCTACGACACGATCAAGGGCGGCGACTACCGCGCCCGCGAGGCCAACGTCTACCGCCTGGCCGAGGTCTCGAACCTCATCATCGATCAGTGCGTGGCACAGGGCGTGCCCTTCGCCCGCGAGTACGGCGGCCTGCTGGCCAACCGTTCGTTCGGCGGCGCGCAGGTATCGCGCACCTTCTACGCCCGCGGCCAGACCGGCCAGCAGCTTCTGCTCGGCGCCTACGCGGCCCTGAACAAGGAGATCGCCGCCGGCTCGGTGAAGAGCTACCCGCGCCACGAGATGCTCGACATCGTCATCGAGGACGGCGAGGCGCGCGGCATCATCGCCCGCAACCTCGTGACGGGCGAGATCGAACGCCACGGCGCGCACGCCGTCGTGATCGCCACGGGCGGCTACGGCAACGTCTTCTTCCTCTCGACCAACGCCATGGCGTCGAACGGCTCGGCCGCCTTCCAGTGCTACCGCAAGGGCGCCGGCTTCGCCAACCCCTGCTTCACGCAGATCCACCCCACGTGTATCCCCGTACACGGCGACCAGCAGTCGAAACTCACGCTCATGTCGGAGTCGCTGCGCAACGACGGCCGCATCTGGGTTCCCAAGAAGCTCGAGGACGTGAAGGCGATCCGTTCGGGAGCCAAGCAGCCTTCGGACATCGCCGAGGAGGACCGCGACTACTATCTGGAGCGCCGCTACCCGGCCTTCGGCAACCTCGTGCCGCGCGACGTGGCTTCGCGCGCCGCCAAGGAGCGCTGCGACGCCGGCTACGGCGTGAACGAGACGGGTCTGGCCGTGTTCCTCGACTTCAAGACCGCCATCGAGCGTCTGGGCAAGGACATCATCAAGCAGCGTTACGGCAACCTGTTCGACATGTACGAGGAGATCACCGACGTCAGCCCCTACGAGCAGCCGATGCAGATTTTCCCCGCCGTGCACTACACGATGGGCGGCATCTGGGTGGACTACAACCTGATGACCACCATCCCGGGCCTCTACGCCATCGGCGAGGCCAACTTCTCGGACCACGGCGCGAACCGTCTGGGCGCATCGGCCCTCATGCAGGGTCTCGCGGACGGCTATTTCGTGCTGCCCTACACCATCGGCGACTACCTCTCGCACAAGATCCAGGCTCCGAAAGTGAAGACCGACACCAAGGCCTTCGACGAGGCCGAGAAGGGCGTCCGGGAGAAGATCGCGAAACTCCTCTCGATCCAGGGCAAGCAGTCGGTGGACGACATCCACAAGAAGCTGGGCCACATCATGTGGGAGAACGTCGGCATGGCCCGCACGAAGGAGTCGCTCGAAAAGGCCATCACCGAAATCCAGGCCCTGCGCAAGGAGTTCTGGAAGGACGTGAAGGTGGTAGGCCGCGAAAACGAGTTTAACGTAGAGCTGGAGAAGGCGATCCGCCTGGCGGATTTCCTCGAGCTGGGCGAGCTGATGGCCCGCGACGCACTCAACCGCGAGGAGTCGTGCGGCGGCCATTTCCGCGTCGAGCACCAGACCGAAGAGGGCGAGGCGAAGCGCGACGACGAAAAGTTCGTCTATGCCGCCGTCTGGGAGTACAAGGGTATGGACCAGGCTCCGGAGCTGACCAAGGAGCCGCTGAATTTCGAGTTCGTACACCCCGCCCAGCGCAACTACAAGGACTAA
- a CDS encoding succinate dehydrogenase cytochrome b subunit: protein MSCFLSNSSLGKKLVMSVTGCFLVLFILFHMSMNVTAILSPEAYNTICELLGANWYALVGTAVLALGVVVHFIYAIVLTLNNYRARGSQRYAVTVQEPGVTWASKNMLVLGVIVLLGLLLHLYNFWAKMQLVEILGGHTNSLGFGAADGASLIAYTFSQWYYVVLYLVWFAALWFHLTHGVWSMFQTVGWANDTWYPRLKCIANIVATIVFLGFAAVVLVFFLCPCIAGAAC, encoded by the coding sequence ATGAGCTGTTTTCTATCTAATTCCTCGCTTGGCAAGAAGTTAGTAATGAGCGTGACGGGATGCTTCCTCGTGCTCTTCATCCTCTTCCACATGTCGATGAACGTCACGGCGATCCTCTCGCCCGAAGCCTACAACACGATCTGCGAGCTGCTGGGCGCCAACTGGTACGCACTCGTCGGAACGGCCGTTCTGGCGCTGGGTGTCGTGGTGCACTTCATCTACGCCATCGTCCTCACGCTGAACAACTACCGCGCACGCGGCTCGCAGCGTTACGCCGTCACGGTGCAGGAGCCTGGCGTGACGTGGGCTTCGAAGAACATGCTCGTGCTGGGCGTCATCGTCCTGCTGGGCCTGCTGCTCCACCTCTACAACTTCTGGGCGAAGATGCAGCTCGTAGAGATTCTGGGCGGACACACCAACTCGCTGGGCTTCGGCGCGGCCGACGGTGCGTCGCTCATCGCCTACACCTTCTCGCAGTGGTACTACGTGGTGCTCTATCTCGTTTGGTTCGCCGCGCTGTGGTTCCACCTCACGCACGGCGTGTGGTCCATGTTCCAGACCGTAGGCTGGGCCAACGACACGTGGTATCCCCGTCTGAAGTGCATCGCCAATATCGTGGCGACGATCGTGTTCCTCGGGTTCGCTGCCGTGGTGCTCGTCTTCTTCCTCTGCCCCTGCATCGCAGGCGCCGCTTGCTAA